In Listeria monocytogenes, the following proteins share a genomic window:
- a CDS encoding methionine ABC transporter ATP-binding protein, translating to MIELHQVSKSFNVNGKTVEAVKNVSITVEKGEIFGVVGYSGAGKSTLVRCINLLERPDAGQVVIDGKNLSTLSSKELRVARRKIGMIFQGYNLLKTATVYDNIAKPLKLEGVPKDEIETRVNKYLSIVGLEDKRNNYPSQLSGGQKQRVAIARALAHEPEILLSDEATSALDPETTEAILQLLLKINAELGITIFLITHELDVIQRICDRVAVMENGHLVEQGTVLDIFTKAKHATTKRFVGSEASFDIPQDLLEKYIATGKLVSLHFIGDEADEPALALVSRKFDVLPSILAGGIDHLKNGTLGKLLVHLKGDEVEYSKAISYLKESGVVVEEVELL from the coding sequence TTGATCGAATTACATCAAGTTTCAAAGTCATTTAACGTAAATGGAAAAACCGTAGAAGCCGTCAAAAATGTTTCTATTACAGTCGAAAAAGGAGAAATTTTCGGTGTCGTTGGTTACAGTGGCGCCGGGAAAAGTACCCTTGTTCGTTGCATCAACCTGCTTGAACGTCCAGATGCCGGCCAAGTCGTGATTGATGGGAAGAATTTATCTACCCTATCAAGCAAAGAACTTCGTGTCGCTCGCCGGAAAATCGGCATGATTTTCCAAGGATATAACTTACTGAAAACCGCAACTGTCTATGATAACATTGCCAAACCATTAAAATTAGAAGGCGTTCCAAAAGACGAAATCGAGACGCGTGTAAATAAATACTTGTCGATTGTTGGTTTAGAGGATAAACGAAACAACTATCCGAGCCAACTTTCTGGCGGTCAAAAACAACGTGTCGCGATTGCTCGTGCTCTTGCGCATGAGCCAGAAATTCTCTTAAGTGATGAAGCAACAAGCGCCTTGGACCCTGAAACAACAGAAGCAATTTTGCAACTGTTACTTAAAATTAATGCGGAACTCGGCATTACGATTTTCTTAATTACACATGAACTTGATGTCATTCAACGTATTTGTGACCGGGTTGCTGTAATGGAAAATGGTCATTTAGTGGAACAAGGTACCGTTCTTGATATTTTTACAAAAGCAAAACACGCGACAACCAAGCGCTTTGTTGGGTCGGAAGCTAGTTTCGATATCCCGCAAGATTTGCTTGAAAAATATATTGCAACCGGGAAATTAGTTTCTCTTCATTTTATTGGGGACGAAGCGGATGAGCCTGCACTTGCTCTTGTATCACGCAAGTTCGACGTCCTTCCAAGCATTTTAGCTGGGGGAATTGATCATTTGAAAAACGGAACACTTGGAAAACTACTCGTTCATTTAAAAGGGGACGAAGTTGAATACAGTAAAGCTATTTCTTATTTGAAAGAATCTGGAGTCGTTGTTGAGGAGGTCGAGTTACTATGA
- a CDS encoding MetQ/NlpA family ABC transporter substrate-binding protein codes for MRKLTKGLGILLASSLVLGLAACGGGSDDKALSTEKITIGTTAGPHQQIAEEVQKLAKKDGLEIKIKTFDDYNTPNTALNDGDLDANNYQTIPFLEQQKKDKGYKLDVAFKTVAFPMGIYSNDIKDLKNLKKGDKIAVPNDPSNEYRGLKLFEDAGIIKLKDGVEEKATKKDIAENPLDLEIVELEASQIPAQLDEVAAAAINTNFAMGAGLSINKDAIYHEPTKDNPYPNVFVVRSANKDDEVVKTLEKYYHSDEVKAFIEKEFNGSVVPAF; via the coding sequence ATGAGAAAATTAACAAAAGGGTTAGGAATTTTACTTGCATCAAGCCTTGTTTTAGGATTAGCAGCATGTGGAGGAGGCAGTGACGACAAAGCCTTAAGCACAGAAAAAATTACAATTGGAACAACAGCAGGACCTCACCAACAAATCGCTGAAGAAGTTCAAAAATTAGCGAAAAAAGACGGTCTTGAAATCAAAATCAAAACATTTGATGATTATAATACACCAAATACAGCTTTAAACGATGGGGATTTGGATGCGAATAACTACCAAACAATTCCATTTTTAGAGCAACAAAAGAAAGATAAAGGCTACAAATTAGACGTTGCTTTTAAAACAGTAGCGTTCCCAATGGGTATTTACTCCAACGATATTAAAGACTTAAAAAATCTTAAAAAAGGCGACAAAATTGCCGTTCCAAATGATCCAAGTAACGAATACCGTGGTTTAAAACTGTTTGAAGATGCTGGCATTATTAAATTAAAAGATGGCGTGGAAGAAAAAGCAACGAAAAAAGACATTGCTGAAAACCCGCTTGACCTTGAAATTGTTGAACTTGAAGCTTCTCAAATCCCTGCACAATTAGATGAAGTTGCAGCCGCAGCTATCAATACTAACTTTGCAATGGGCGCTGGACTTTCTATTAATAAAGATGCCATTTACCACGAACCTACAAAAGACAATCCATATCCGAACGTTTTCGTTGTTCGTAGTGCCAACAAAGATGATGAAGTCGTAAAAACATTAGAAAAATATTACCATTCAGATGAAGTAAAAGCATTTATTGAAAAAGAATTTAATGGGTCTGTAGTACCTGCATTCTAG
- a CDS encoding pyridoxal phosphate-dependent aminotransferase, whose protein sequence is MKISKRLQNLPDQFFSSLVEKVGKKVAEGHDVINLGQGNPDQPTPKHIVEAMKTAAEKPLNHKYSLFRGKHELKQAAADFYAREYNVTIDPNTEVAILFGTKTGLVELPMCLMDPGDTMLLPDPGYPDYLSGVVLGEVQFEKMPLIAENDFLPDFTKIPVEVAEKAELMYLNYPNNPTGAVATSDFFEDTVAFAKEHNVVIAHDFAYGGIGFDGKKPISFLETNGAKEVGIELYTLSKTYNMAGWRVGFAVGNSEVIEAINLIQDHMYVSLFPGIQDAAIEALTGDQTCVRELTARYESRRDAFISACKKIGWEAVAPAGSFFAWMPVPEDFTSSEFADYLLEEVSVAVADGSGFGEFGEGYVRVGLLMDEDRLEEAVTRISKLHLFDKVTQK, encoded by the coding sequence ATGAAAATTTCCAAACGCTTGCAAAATTTACCAGATCAGTTTTTCTCTAGCCTTGTAGAAAAAGTTGGAAAAAAGGTGGCAGAAGGGCATGATGTCATTAATTTAGGACAAGGAAACCCAGACCAGCCGACACCCAAACATATTGTGGAAGCGATGAAAACAGCTGCAGAAAAACCACTTAACCACAAATATTCTTTGTTTCGAGGAAAGCACGAACTAAAACAAGCCGCTGCGGATTTTTACGCGCGTGAATATAATGTAACGATTGATCCAAACACAGAAGTAGCTATTTTGTTTGGTACAAAAACAGGCTTAGTGGAGCTGCCGATGTGTTTGATGGATCCAGGTGATACGATGCTTTTACCTGATCCGGGTTATCCTGATTATTTGTCAGGAGTTGTGTTAGGCGAAGTTCAATTTGAAAAAATGCCACTAATTGCTGAAAATGACTTTTTACCAGATTTTACTAAGATTCCTGTTGAAGTGGCGGAAAAAGCGGAACTTATGTATTTAAATTATCCTAATAATCCAACTGGTGCAGTTGCTACAAGTGATTTCTTTGAAGATACAGTTGCTTTTGCCAAAGAACATAATGTGGTTATTGCGCACGATTTCGCTTATGGAGGTATTGGTTTTGACGGTAAAAAGCCAATTAGTTTTTTAGAAACGAACGGTGCGAAAGAAGTTGGAATTGAACTTTATACACTTTCGAAAACGTATAATATGGCGGGGTGGCGCGTTGGTTTTGCAGTTGGGAACAGCGAAGTTATTGAAGCTATTAACCTTATTCAAGATCATATGTATGTAAGTCTTTTCCCAGGAATTCAAGATGCTGCAATAGAAGCTTTAACAGGAGATCAGACTTGTGTGCGAGAATTAACCGCTCGTTATGAAAGTCGCAGAGATGCCTTTATTTCCGCTTGTAAGAAGATTGGTTGGGAAGCAGTTGCGCCAGCTGGTTCGTTTTTTGCTTGGATGCCAGTTCCTGAAGATTTTACAAGTAGTGAATTTGCCGATTATCTACTAGAAGAAGTCAGTGTTGCGGTTGCGGATGGCAGTGGTTTTGGCGAATTTGGCGAAGGGTATGTCCGCGTGGGTCTTTTAATGGATGAAGATCGCTTGGAAGAGGCAGTCACTCGAATTTCCAAATTGCATCTATTCGATAAAGTTACTCAGAAATAG